The genomic interval CCTGGTCGCCGACCGCGGTCGCCTGCATGCCCAAGGCGGTGGCGGCCTCGCCGTCGGCGAGACTGTTGTGACCGACCGCGGTGGCGCCGCTGCCGTTCGCGACCGCGCCGCCGCCCAGTGCCGTGGCGCCGCTGCCGATCGCCGAGGCGGCTTCGCCGGCGGCCAGCGCGTTGTCGCCTTCGACGTACGCACCGGCGTCGCTGTCGGCGCTACCGCTGGCCTGGAAGTAGTGCGCGACGGTGTCCGCGTCGACAGCGGCCGGTGTGTCGTAAGCCTGCACGCCGACGGCGGTGGCCTGCGCCAGTGCGGTCAACGGCAACGCCAGCACCAGGCCGGCGACCACTGCGCCTGCGCGACGTCCGCTGCGGCTGCGCGCCAGTTCCGAGGCCACGACCATGCGACCGAGCTCGGCGTTCCAGAGGGTGCGGTAGATGCGGTTCATTTCGGAGGTCTCCGGTAGCGTTTCATGAAGGCGAGCGCGGTCGTGCGGCGGGCCTGCGCCCGTCACCACCGGCTTTCCGTGTCTTGGCCCTGTCATCCCGATCGGATAGGGCGTCCCCGTCTGCGACCCTACGAGGCGTCCACGCCTCTTGTCACCTGCACGATCTCGCTGGAATATCACGCGATTCTCACGGTCTGCCGGGCTCGCCATGTACCGTCCGTTTCTGCGCTGGCTCGATCGCGCACCGGTCCAGGACCCGGTCGACCAGCGCAATGCGCGCGTGATCCAGGCGCTGTTGCTGTTTCTCGGTGTGACCGTGCCGGCGACGGTGACCTTCGCTTTGGTGGCCAGCTGGCCGATGCTGCGCGCCGAAGGGCTGCCGTGGCAGATCGCCGTGTCGCTGTCGATGAGTCTGGCGATCGGCCTGATCGCGCTGGGCGGTGTGGCGCTGATCCGCCACGGTCGCTTCCGCCTGGCAGTCAAGTTGCTGATCGGCGTGCTGCTGGCAGTGTTCGCGGTGAACATGGCGCTCAACGGCCTGCAGAAACAGATCCCCGATCAGCTCGCACAGCTGCTGGTGATGCTGCTCAGCGGTCTGGTGCTGGGGCGACGAGCGTTGTGGACGAGCTTTGCGCTGCTCGCATCAAGCGTGCTGCTGGGCGCGGTGCACGATGCGCACGTGCTGTTCGCGCAGACGCCGGCGCGCGCGTTCTACAACCTGCCCTCGGTGCTGTTCACCTACCTACTGGTCGCGATCCTCATCGACCGTACGACCGAAGCCCTGCGCGAGAGTCTGCGCGAATCCAATGCACGCGGCGCCGCACTCGAGCAGGAGATCCGCGAACGCGAGCGCACGCATGCCCAGCTCATCCACGCGCAGAAGAAGGAAATCACCGAGCGCATGGCCAGCGGCATGGCGCACGACTTCAACAACATCTTCTCGGTGATCGCGGGGTTTTCGGCCGAACGCCACGAGGACGACGGTGGCAGCGATGCACAGCGGGCCGCGCAGCTGGAGAGCAGCCTGGCATCGGTCGAGGCCTCAGCGCGACGCGGCATGGCGATCAGCCGGCGCCTGCTGCGCTTCAGCCGCCGCGACGGCACCCAGGTCGAGGTCTTCGACGCGGGGGAGGCGATCGACGCGCTGCAGCCGATGCTGCGGCAACTGCTCGACGCGCGCATCGTGCTGCGCTTTGAGCGTGACGCTGCACCGCTGCCGATCCTGTTCGACCGCAGTCAGTTCGAGCTGATGTTGCTCAACCTCGCGTCCAACGCACGCGATGCGATCGACGGGACGGGCGTGTTCGAGATCCAGGCGCGGCGCGCCCGGGGCGAGGTCGCGATCACCCTGCGCGACGACGGCGCGGGCATGCCACCGGAAGTCACCGCGCGTGTGTTCGAACCGTTCTTCAGCACCAAGCCCGCCGACAGTGGCACCGGCCTGGGTCTGGCGGTGGTGCACGAGTTGGTGACCACCGCCGGCGGCAAGATCACCGTGACCAGCGCGCCGGGCGCCGGCACCACGTTCCGGATCGCGTTGCCGCTCAGTCCTGCGGCGTGAGCAGGTAGCCGCGGCCGTGCACGGCCGTCAGCGGCAGCGTTTCGCCGCAGCGCGTGCGGGCCTTGCTGCGCAGGCGATGGATCATCGAGTCAATGCGATGGGCATCGAAGTCGTGGACCTGATCGGTCAGCGCCTCGATCAGCGCCTCGCGCGCCACCAGTTCGCCGGGCGTCTCGAACAGCCGACGACACAGCCGACGCTCGCTCTGGGTCAGGGCGGCCGAGCCGCCCGCCGGCGACAGCAGGCACCAGCCATCCGCACTCAGGCGCCATCGGCCGGGCGTGTCGCGCGCTCCGGTGGGGGCTGCCACAGCGTCCAGGCGCCGCGCGAGACTGTGCAGCGTGGCGGCGAGCAGGTCGATCTCGATCGGCTTGGTCAGGTAGGCATCGGCGCCTTCGGTCAGGCCGCGGACGCGGTCGCCGGTCTCGGCGCGGCTTGTCAGCATGACCACGCCCAATTGCGGGCGCGTCTCGCGCAGGGCGCGTGCAAGACTGAAGCCGTCGCCGTCGGGCAGCCCGACATCGAGCACGACCAGATCGACCGGATGCAGGTCGAGGTGCGCGCGCAACGCCGCGATGGTTGCAAAGCCCACCGCGGCGAAGCCGAAACGCTGCAGGCCGGGCAGCAGGATCCGCTCGCGCAGCATGGCCTCGTCCTCGAGCACGGCGACGTGCAGCGCGGCGGTCATCGACGAAAGGTCAGGTCCGGTCATGTGGGCCGCATCCTAGCCTCGCCGCCGCGCAGCGGACAAATCACCCCTGCCTACAGGCGCGGGCGGCAGCCCCCACTGCCGCCCGCCCGGCCCCTTCCCGCGATTAGGTCTCGTAGGCCGACTCGCCGTGCGAGACGATGTCCAGGCCCTGGCGCTCGTCCTCCTCGCTCACGCGCAGGCCGACCACCGCGCGCGTGACCAGGATCGCGAGCGTGGTGACGACCGCGCACCAGAGAATCGTGAACAGCACACTGAAGGTCTGCGCCCAGACCTGGGCACCGATCGAGCCCTCGATGCCGGTGCCGCCGAGCGAGGCGTCGCTGAAGACGCCGGTCAGGATCGCGCCGACGATGCCGCCCACCGCATGCACGCCGAACACGTCGGCGGTGTCGTCGGCGCGCAGCAGACGCTTGAGGCCGTTGACGCCCCACACGCACACCGCGCCCGCGACCGCACCGATGACCAACGCGCCGATCGGGCCGACGCTGCCGGCGGCCGGCGTCACGCCGACCAGGCCGGCCACCGCGCCCGACGCCGCGCCCAGGGCCGACGGTCGTCCCTTGCTGATCGCTTCCACCAGGGTCCAGGCGACCACGCCGGCGGCCGTGGCCACCATCGTATTGATCATCGCCAGCGCCGCACTGGCATCGGCGGCCAGCGCCGAGCCGGCATTGAAGCCGAACCAGCCCACCCACAGCAGCGAAGCGCCGATGAAGGTGAACGGCACGCTGTGCGGCTTGATCGCCTCGCGCCCGTAGCCCAGCCGCCGGCCGACGAAGTACGCGCCGACCAGTCCGGCGATGCCGGCGTTGATGTGCACCACGGTGCCGCCGGCGAAATCGATCACCCCCCTATGCGCGAGGAATCCGTCCTCGCCGCTCCACACCATGTGCACCATCGGCAGATAGGCGAAGGTCACCCACAACACCGAAAACAGCAGCACCGCGCAGAACTTGATGCGCTCGGCGAAAGCGCCGATCACCAGCGCGGCGGTGATCCCGGCGAAGGTCGATTGGAACACCACGAACAGCAGCTCGGGTAGGCCGTCGGCGTCGCTCTGCGGGGTGATTCCGCGCAGGAACGCCTTGTCGGTGAACGAGCCGAAGAACGCGTTGCCGCTGGTGAACGCGGCACTGTAGCCATAGGCGATCCACAGCAGGATCACCACCGAGAACACCACCAGCACCTGCACCAGCACCGACAGCACGTTCTTGGCGCGGACCATGCCGCCGTAGAACAGCGCCAGCCCCGGCACCACCATCAGCAGCACCAGCAAGGTCGAGGTGAGCATCCAGGCGACGTTGCCGCTGTCGAACACCGGGGGCGCGGCTTCCGGGGTCTGCGCCAGCGCGCCGGTCGATACGCCGAGCGATGCGAGCGTGCACGCAAGCAGCAGGCCCACTGCCTGCATCCGGGGGGTCGACCCGCGGGTTTGGATCAAGTTCATGGCATGTCTCCGGATGGGGTTAAAGCGCATCGGCGCCGATCTCGCCGGTACGAATACGCAGGGCCTGCTCGAGCGCGACGACGAAGACCTTGCCGTCGCCGACCTTGCCGGTCGCCGCCGCAGCGGTGATCGCTTCGAGCGCGGCCTCGTAGGACGCATCGGTGACCGCGCATTCGATCTTGAGCTTGGGCAGAAAATCGACTACGTACTCGGCGCCGCGATAGAGCTCGGTATGGCCCTTCTGACGACCGAAGCCTTTGACCTCGGTGACCGTCAGGCCGGTCACGCCGGCCTCACCGAGCGCCTCGCGGACCTCGTCGAGCTTGAAGGGGCGGATGATCGCGGTGATCAGTTTCATGGATGTCTCCGGTTGCGCGATCGCGGTGTCAGAACGACTTGGTGATCGCGAAGGTGAGGGTGTCGTCGGGACCGACGAGGTCGTTGTCGTGCCACGTCAGAGCGAGTTCGAAGCCGTTGTCGAAGGCCTTGCCTACGCCCGCCGACCAGAACGCGTAGGTCGCCGTCCCCGCACGACCGGCGACCCACTGCTTGCCGACGGCGCCGTTGAGCGACCAGCCCGGGGCGAATTCCCAGCCCAGGCCGAGGTCGAGGTTGCTGCTGCCGTCCGAGTCGGGAATGCCGAACAGATCGCTGACGGCGTAGGAATACTTCGCGCTCAAGATGCCCCAGCTCAGACCGGCATAGAGCTCGGTGGTGTCGGCCTTGTCGAAGCCGGCGGGGTAGCGGCCCGGATACCAGTAGTGCACGGCGCCGACATCCCAACCGAGCCCGGAATCACCGAAGTCGCCGCGAATCCCCAGGTAGCCATCGAGTTCGAGTTGGCTGGATACCGCCGGATCGCTGTCGGCGAGCCAACTGATGCTGCTGCCCCAGGTCCCGGCGTAGAACCCGCTGTCGTGCGCCCATTCCACGCCGCCCTGCAAGGCAGGCTTCTCGTCGGTCTGGGTGATGCCGCGGAACAGGTAATCGCTGGTCAACGTGATCGTGCCGGACACTTGCGCGTGCACGGCGCTCCCCGACAGCAGCCCTGCACACAGCAGGACGTTGCGTACGTGCTTGCATGACGACATGACAGGCTCCTCATCTGAAAGGAAAGCCCTCCCCGGTCATTGCTGTCTGCATCGGCGATGCCGAGCAGATGGTGCTTCGGCGGGTCGACCTGCCCCCTGGCGGTCGTCCACCGCGACCGGCGCTCTGTGGCGTCTGGTGGCCGCGTTCGGTCCTGCGTTGACTGCGTGTGGCGCCGCTTGCGCGGTGAAACGAAGAAGGGCCTGCCATATGGCAGGCCCTTCGCTTGCATCAGATCGCGTAGTACATCTGGTATTCGAGCGGGTGAGCCAGGCACGCTTGCGCGGCACTGCCGCGCGTGCCCGGCGAACGCCCGTCGCGCTGCGACGGGCCGGACAGCCGCCCCGTCGAAGCCATGGCGATGACGTACGCGATGCCCATCAGATCGCGTAGTACATCTGGTATTCGAGCGGATGGGTCGCGCCGCGGAACGCGGTGACTTCCTTCATTTTCAGCGCGATGTAGGCGTCGATGAAGTCGTCGGTGAACACACCACCGGCCTTGAGGAACTCGCGGTCCTTGTCGAGCGCCTCGAGTGCCTGGTCGAGCGAATGGCACACGGTCGGGAAGTTCTTCTCTTCTTCCGGCGGCAGGTCGTAGAGATCCTTGTCGCTGGGGCCGCCCGGGTCGATCTGGTTCTTGATGCCGTCCAGGCCGGCCATCATCAGCGCGGCGAAGGTCAGGTAGCCCGACTGCATCGGATCGGGGAAGCGCATCTCGATGCGGCGCGCCTTCGGATTGGCGACGTACGGAATGCGGCACGAGGCCGAGCGGTTGGACGCCGAGTAGGCCAGCATCACCGGCGCCTCGAAGCCCGGCACCAGGCGCTTGTAGGAGTTGGTCGAAGCGTTGGCGAAGGCGTTGATCGCACGCGCGTGCTTGAACACGCCGCCGATGTACCACAGCGCGGTCTGACTCAGGCCGCCGTAGCCGTCGCCGGTGAACAGATTGGTGCCGCCCTTGGCCAGCGACTGGTGCACGTGCATGCCGCTGCCGTTGTCGCCGACGATCGGCTTGGGCATGAAGGTCGCGGTCTTGCCGTTGCGGAAGGCGACGTTCTTGACGATGTACTTGAGCGTCTGCAGTTCATCGGACTTGGCGACCAGCGAGTTGAAGCGGGTGCCGATCTCGCACTGGCCGGCGTTGGCGACCTCGTGGTGGTGCACCTCGACCTCGATGCCGACCTGCGACAGGGTCTTGCACATCTCGGCGCGGATATCGTGCAGCGAGTCGAGCGGGGCGACCGGGAAGTAGCCGCCCTTGATGCCCGGACGATAGCCGCTGTTGCCGCCCTCGTATTCCTTGGATGAGTTCCAGTGCGCCTCTTCCGAATCGATGTGGAAGAAGGTATGGCCCATCTCGTTGCCGTAGCGCACCGAGTCGAAGATGAAGAATTCGGGCTCTGGGCCGAAGAAGGCCTGGTCGGCGATGCCGCTGGACTTGAGGAACGCCTCGGCCTTCTTGGCGATGCCGCGCGGGTCGCGCTCGTAGGACTGCATCGTCGTCGGATCAAGGATGTCGCAGGTGATCACCAGCGTCGGGTCGGCGGTGAACGGGTCGACAAATGCGGTCGAGGCGTCGGGCATCAGCACCATGTCCGAGTTCTGGATGCCGCGCCAGCCGTTGATCGACGAGCCGTCGAACATCTTGCCGTCCTCGAACAGGCCGGGCTCGACGATCGACTGCGGGAACGTGACGTGGTGCTGCACGCCGCGCATGTCGGTGAAGCGCAGATCGATGAACTCGATCTTGTGGTCCTTGATCAGCTTTTCGACGTTGTCGATGGACATCGGGAACGATCGCCTTGAGGTTGGGTGTATTGGTGAACAAGCAACCCGCGTGCCAACCGATGTCTTCCTTTCAGATCAATGATTTACACCCAGCCGGCTGATGACGTGATTGGCGACATGCACCATGTTGGTGCTACCTGCGCAAGTTCGCACTGATCCGGTGCAGCTCAGATCGGCAGCGGCAGCCCGCGCCAGGCCTT from Luteimonas sp. S4-F44 carries:
- the glnA gene encoding type I glutamate--ammonia ligase — translated: MSIDNVEKLIKDHKIEFIDLRFTDMRGVQHHVTFPQSIVEPGLFEDGKMFDGSSINGWRGIQNSDMVLMPDASTAFVDPFTADPTLVITCDILDPTTMQSYERDPRGIAKKAEAFLKSSGIADQAFFGPEPEFFIFDSVRYGNEMGHTFFHIDSEEAHWNSSKEYEGGNSGYRPGIKGGYFPVAPLDSLHDIRAEMCKTLSQVGIEVEVHHHEVANAGQCEIGTRFNSLVAKSDELQTLKYIVKNVAFRNGKTATFMPKPIVGDNGSGMHVHQSLAKGGTNLFTGDGYGGLSQTALWYIGGVFKHARAINAFANASTNSYKRLVPGFEAPVMLAYSASNRSASCRIPYVANPKARRIEMRFPDPMQSGYLTFAALMMAGLDGIKNQIDPGGPSDKDLYDLPPEEEKNFPTVCHSLDQALEALDKDREFLKAGGVFTDDFIDAYIALKMKEVTAFRGATHPLEYQMYYAI
- a CDS encoding P-II family nitrogen regulator, with protein sequence MKLITAIIRPFKLDEVREALGEAGVTGLTVTEVKGFGRQKGHTELYRGAEYVVDFLPKLKIECAVTDASYEAALEAITAAAATGKVGDGKVFVVALEQALRIRTGEIGADAL
- a CDS encoding response regulator transcription factor gives rise to the protein MTGPDLSSMTAALHVAVLEDEAMLRERILLPGLQRFGFAAVGFATIAALRAHLDLHPVDLVVLDVGLPDGDGFSLARALRETRPQLGVVMLTSRAETGDRVRGLTEGADAYLTKPIEIDLLAATLHSLARRLDAVAAPTGARDTPGRWRLSADGWCLLSPAGGSAALTQSERRLCRRLFETPGELVAREALIEALTDQVHDFDAHRIDSMIHRLRSKARTRCGETLPLTAVHGRGYLLTPQD
- a CDS encoding HAMP domain-containing sensor histidine kinase produces the protein MYRPFLRWLDRAPVQDPVDQRNARVIQALLLFLGVTVPATVTFALVASWPMLRAEGLPWQIAVSLSMSLAIGLIALGGVALIRHGRFRLAVKLLIGVLLAVFAVNMALNGLQKQIPDQLAQLLVMLLSGLVLGRRALWTSFALLASSVLLGAVHDAHVLFAQTPARAFYNLPSVLFTYLLVAILIDRTTEALRESLRESNARGAALEQEIRERERTHAQLIHAQKKEITERMASGMAHDFNNIFSVIAGFSAERHEDDGGSDAQRAAQLESSLASVEASARRGMAISRRLLRFSRRDGTQVEVFDAGEAIDALQPMLRQLLDARIVLRFERDAAPLPILFDRSQFELMLLNLASNARDAIDGTGVFEIQARRARGEVAITLRDDGAGMPPEVTARVFEPFFSTKPADSGTGLGLAVVHELVTTAGGKITVTSAPGAGTTFRIALPLSPAA
- the amt gene encoding ammonium transporter: MQAVGLLLACTLASLGVSTGALAQTPEAAPPVFDSGNVAWMLTSTLLVLLMVVPGLALFYGGMVRAKNVLSVLVQVLVVFSVVILLWIAYGYSAAFTSGNAFFGSFTDKAFLRGITPQSDADGLPELLFVVFQSTFAGITAALVIGAFAERIKFCAVLLFSVLWVTFAYLPMVHMVWSGEDGFLAHRGVIDFAGGTVVHINAGIAGLVGAYFVGRRLGYGREAIKPHSVPFTFIGASLLWVGWFGFNAGSALAADASAALAMINTMVATAAGVVAWTLVEAISKGRPSALGAASGAVAGLVGVTPAAGSVGPIGALVIGAVAGAVCVWGVNGLKRLLRADDTADVFGVHAVGGIVGAILTGVFSDASLGGTGIEGSIGAQVWAQTFSVLFTILWCAVVTTLAILVTRAVVGLRVSEEDERQGLDIVSHGESAYET
- a CDS encoding TorF family putative porin, which produces MSSCKHVRNVLLCAGLLSGSAVHAQVSGTITLTSDYLFRGITQTDEKPALQGGVEWAHDSGFYAGTWGSSISWLADSDPAVSSQLELDGYLGIRGDFGDSGLGWDVGAVHYWYPGRYPAGFDKADTTELYAGLSWGILSAKYSYAVSDLFGIPDSDGSSNLDLGLGWEFAPGWSLNGAVGKQWVAGRAGTATYAFWSAGVGKAFDNGFELALTWHDNDLVGPDDTLTFAITKSF